tctaaattttctgtgctatctaggtTGTTTTCGCATCattctgcgatgcggaatcgtatcgtgtgcaatcggtctgtgtgcaaacgagtcggtgcgcaatcgggtccgtgtgcaaacgggtcgtgtgcaatcgggtcggtgcgcaatcaattccgtgtgcaaacgggtcggtgcgcaatcgggtccgtgtgcagtCGGttctgtgtgcaaacgggtcggtgcgcaatcgggtccgtgtccaattggATCTGTGTctaatcgggaaatactactgtgcgGATAGGTTAAGCTCGTTACTTAGAGAGATagggaaaaaaacaaaaaaacatttgatgGTCGGAGCCCGACGAAAAgagagttttaattttattgtttaaggaaaaaagttgttgcttgttttattttggtttcAGGGAACTTGGCGATTTGCAACGAAACGCTGGAGAAGGCTGAGAAGACGATCGTATCCTGTGTGTTgagtagaaaaaaagaaaataaaaagaatttattgaaGACTGTCTCGCTCACAAgactgtcccgattgcgcacataagcaattggacacagtaatatttcccgattggacacagacccgattgaacacggactcaattggacacaaatccgattggacacagactcgattgcacacggaccggATTGAACACCGAcctgattgcgcaccgacccgtttgcacacggacccgattgcacacgatacgattccgcatttcAGATAGTACATaagttagcgacttggacggggtgagTGCGGGAGCGGAGCAAAGCCCCCctgcaccccccccccgtgtgtgtgtgtgtgtgcacaaagcattttctacaccacataggtttgcaactataaaatatgtataaaaaaaaaaatattataataaatattttgtacgtatttttatgtctgagtttgccaagtataaaataattataataaatatttataaaaatattaaaaataaatatttatgctattataattcaaaaatataaaaatatttcgagtttatataccttgaatattttttagtacatttttaaatatattttatatattgttaataatttctaaataatttatgaaaacaattatataacttaaaaaatgtttttcaaaaataaattcgtaaaatatttataaaaatttattctaaattttctgtgctatctaggtTGTTTTCGCATCattctgcgatgcggaatcgtatcgtgtgcaatcggtctgtgtgcaaacgagtcggtgcgcaatcgggtccgtgtgcaaacgggtcgtgtgcaatcgggtcggtgcgcaatcaattccgtgtgcaaacgggtcggtgcgcaatcgggtccgtgtgcagtCGGttctgtgtgcaaacgggtcggtgcgcaatcgggtccgtgtccaattggATCTGTGTctaatcgggaaatactactgtgtccaatcgcttatgtgcacaatcgggcctcactcctcgctcacggTTTTCGACCGTGGTTTTCCGTGAGACTAAAGGCAAATGCCGAGACAGAAACAAGGTTGCCTATAGGGGCGCAAAGGAATCCACGGGAAATTACCTCCGCCTTGTCCGAAGGTTCAAGAAAGAAGAGCGCAAGTaccgagagaggagagaagcgCCGAAAAGAAGAGGAAAGTCGGAAGAAAGGTTCTTCGCCGCTCGGAAACTCGCAGCGTTGGCTCGAGTAGAGCAGGTAGCGCGGAGAAGCCAAGTCCGACGAGTTTTCCTCGAGAAAGCTTGCCTTTAGTTGTCGGGACGACAACTCATGAAGAAGGGGAATAGTGTTGCGAGCGTAGTCTCGCGCACGTTATGAGTGCGAGCTTTAGTCTGCGCTCCGGAAAAATCAATAGTATTGATCGCTTCGGTCAGCTGTATTCAACGTTGACAGCGTCGCCAGGAAGTTGAAAACAAATGAAATGTGTTGTTGTTCTTGAGACGTCGTCTCGTACGGACAATATACATGTTCGGTGTTTTCAATAGTTTCTTGTTCGTTAAAAGCGTGTACTTATTTCGCCGCGCTCGCGTGTGGAAGTGAGTGCGTTGCGGAAGCGTTCAAgcgcaacaatattatattgtaatattgcattGCATATCACAGTTTTGTAAAAGCAAACATTTTACCGTTACTGCAGTATATACAGCAACACTTTGCAGTGTTTTTACAATGTTTCTATAATCTTTCTATGTTATGGACCtgtagtatttttaatatcaataatgtaCTCTTACGTCCAAGACTTTCTTCTCGGAAGCCTTTCATCAAGCGCCCACTGGGTGTTAATTCTCTTAAAACTAATACCGCTGTAGTTGGGCTGATTAAAGAAGTTGCCGTTTGCCGTGGTAATGTACTACCGGCTATCCATCCAGAAGCTTCTTtctttaaatgatttaatataatacataaatcttCTGAAGTCGGTTCTGTATTTCCATATCCTGGTACAGGCCCATGtaaatatctatctatatgAGTCAGATTTAATGGTGCtccattatttgtatttatgtcaCAGTTCTTATCAAGATCATCGTAAGTTATCTTTTCTTGTATTCTACGCTgtaataaatagatttaaaaatgtaagtaaACTGTTCCTAATTGTATCACATAATTgtgtacgcacgcacgcacaactttatatataattataaaagatatatactAGGCgcgtgaattaattttaagggTTTTTCAAGAGAAGGCTTCACTGATAGGCTCTAATGGTCTCATCCTTTTTATAAGTAACACATCTTAAAACTCTCATTTTCATGTTCAGTTTTAAGTCAGTTAGACAAAAAAGAGGCGTTAATAATTAGTGTTTTGTAAGTCTCAAAATGGAGTTTCAAAAAGAGCATTTTCAGTATATGttactttacttttttcacAAGAAAAACAGATGGTCACAGACAGTCACAGAACGCTTGTCAAAACTTACAAAGAATCTTCTCCATTGATTAAAACATGTGAATATTCAGGCGTTTTAAGAGTGGTGATTTTAATTAGTGAAAAAGAGCGCTCAGGATAACCAAACAATTGTGGTATCCATCTCTTGCCGAATAAGTGGGAAAAAATCGTAGAACATAAAGGAAAATATTATGGTTCATGTAACTGTTgccatttttatacaataaatatatctttttcttaaaaaacccctcaaaattaattcacacacataatatatatacactattaaaaaaaaagggaaacactttttgtatatcaaaaatttaggCTATTTTCAAACCGCTGAAACTTAGCGAAAAATTATCCtagaaaaattcaaaaagcgttttaaaacttgaaacttctttcaaacgctttttggaaatttcagttttttttttttaatcaacacATCAACATACAGCGCtcagcaaaaaaaaacattggaaagctgaaagtttgcattttccaatattattaattttttttcatagatttactttttctaacaacaaatcGCGGTTaaagattacgtaaaaaatcgcatattttacggttttcatTTAAGATCTCCTAGTGTAGTggatcaaaaaaattaaaacaatttttttgcatattttgcaagtatataatatagaaaatgtctacaaaagaattttgcctgattcacaaaattaatagttaCAGCACGTAATAAAGAGCAGAGTGTTGGAAATAAAATCCGCATCCGGCATTCGCAGCGACGCTTTTCTACACCCAGAATACAAGAAAGGATGGATCGTAGGGACGAAAGATCAGCTTTAAATCAGTATTATGAGAACGAGGAAGGTCCATTGTATGATGTCGGCGGTAGGTCCGATCACCGATACACCACCGATTAAGTAACGTTATTCGTATGTAATCATACGAAATCGATATGAAAAACTTTTTCTCAAAACCATGTTTTTCAAACTGATCATCATGATATCTCGGATTCTAATTGTCAGATTAAGATAGGGTTTTGCATACGTATTTAGTAAATGTGTCGCTATAGTTCCTACCTTAATcaagctaaaaaaaataatttttattaattttacagcaATTTGTTTacggaaaaaaactgtaaaagtgaattttttctttcaaacgcTATTTTgcgaatttcaattttttaataacaattctggTAGAGGCTATGGCCTTACTAATTAAGAATCTATTtggttttttgtttcagataaCTACAAGAGTCAGAATCATAGTAATCATTTagatactttttttacatgtataacTTTGCAAcgttataactttttttgtttaatatttttcaataaataaaatattaaaataaactttaaaagtgtattaatataatagaaaacatCCGATCCCAAATAACCTTATAGGTTTCTcacaaaaaatttccaaaaatagCGCTGAAATTCGCTTTTTACACAAGGTGACCTCCTTAATTCAATATACCGTCGTAAAAAAAGATCCAATCACATTgctaaagcaaagttttataatacaattattccCTAGTATTAAACCCTTAACGTTCTTTGATCAATTACTGCTTGTATACGTTCTCATATGTTTATGCACCTCTCAATAATAATGTCCTGTAGATTTTCATGTTAAAGCCTAAGCGCTTCTCCTAACTTATCAATCAGCATTGgaaagtgcaaactttcagGTTTCCATAACTTTTTTGGCGGAGCGCCTTATGCTGATCTATTCACGAGTAAGAACCGATGAAAgtcaaaataatcatttttttcttaaaatcttaataactGGGTCAAAAAAATCACACAACAATGAACTCAAAATAAAAGGGAAAGATCCCGCTAcaaaatgcaaataacagaaattctctataatttttttcatgcatGCAGTGcagcaaaattgcaattaaaaattttcattttaacagATCAAACTTCATCATTGTGCCacgttggtaaaaaaaaaaggataactGAAATCGCCAAAAAGTATTTGAAAGAaagtttcaagctttaaaatgctttttggaTTTCATTTCTGCGATAACCTTTCGCTAAGTTTGCAGCTGTTAAAAATAGcctaaattttcattatataaaaaatgttccctatttttttagtagtatattataaaatatatatatataatacataaaataaaataaaaaattatacttttttaatctttgatCCATCATCCGattcgttatttattattttacttgcaGACGGTGTAGATCCATTTAACTGCAGTTGATTAATTTGCATCGACTGTTTTGCAGTGCTGGCTTTCATGACCATTATGCTATGCTGATTAAATCTTTTGATCATATTTTGATGTACGATATTTCCCGACGTTTTGTCTAATTTACTGTATCCGTTTCCATAATTTTCATCCAATGTTTGATCCTCGAAAGAAGTAATATCTACCAATGGATCGTTTATCCCAGTTTGAAGATCCTTTTTAAGTTCTTGATCATCTATTTTGGCACATTCGGTAAAAAGATCCTTGGTCCCAGCATTAATACGGTCTCTGTGAAAATAATGcgattgaaagaattttgtCCAGAAATCAGACTCTGACATTTTATGAGGCACATTTTCTTGATGTTTTCTCTTCACAGCTGGGTAAGTCTTAAATATACATTCTATCACATCGacagttaaattatatttcaatccATTGCAACCATCGGTTTGTGGTTTAATATCGGCCTGAAAAAATTAGATCAATCTTTTATTGGttattcttaatttacaaaagaaagttattaaatatgtaccatgtaataagattttatagcATTATTTTCTAgccaaaaaatgatttatttttacagtaatgtaaaatgattaaaataatattataaaaatattagcaaatctaattttatattgttaccATACACAATTAAGCAGGGTTgggaagtaacgcgttacttgtaacgtcgttaccgttaccgttactttttTCTGTAACGATTTGGTAATGccgttacttttcttttttagtaacaaaaaagtaacgttatattttcttttgtaacaaGTAACAAAGTTACTTTTAtcgttacttttaaatatatggcTGGTACATAAACGTAGAAATACTTGCCGTCTGGTAGAAAGCAAGAAGACTAGAGAACaggagaaaaagaattttttgcatttaaaaaaagaattcatcttagaaaaagatttctttttgcGTCTAAagaagaattcataattggtaacatagaaaaaaattactaaaaaaattattttggagTCTATGTGCAATCTGGATAATAGGTATATGAAATACACGTTTAAAGTatacaaagtatataaaaaatgtaatatataatatagatatgtattgtgacgtgacagccgcaggctgctgtccgtcacaagaaCCTTAGCGGCCCTTACGCGTTAATATCACGCGGGTCctcctgcgtcctcccgctcgggagcggacgcgAAAGCGCGTTATCTCGTGTGTGTCGTCCCGTGTGTTGTCCGTTCGTTAATCATTAAGATTTTTACAAGCGCTGCATCGCGAGTGCGGCGAAAATCGGTGGCCACAGCGatctattttgtaatttttagatGTCTCGTCTCAACGGAGAACCTTCATAGAAGTCGCAGAGTGAGCGGACATCGAGGGAGTAACGGAGACCCTTTTCGAGCGGGGCTCCGCAGGTAAtaccgcccttatcttgcctacaaTTTGTATCGTAcgagaattccgatactgccgccgaatcacgctttcaggatccagtGAAGGCGCGCGAGGCCGGTatcccgacggggcgactTCAAATCCGATCCCACACAAGTTCCCGCGGAGATCGCGACAGCTTGCAGTCAGTAAACGCCCTCGTTGAGGAAGAGATAACATCCCGGTGGCGGAGGATACGCCCGGCAAGAAGAAAAGACTCTGCCGCAGAGGAATGCGCCAAAAATTCGCGTGCACGGGGCCCAACAATATCGACCACCGCGCTTGGATCGATCAACAAGCAACGGCGTGCACGTTGCGCGTCGCGCGCCAGTCGATTTTAGAAAATCGCGGTCAATAAGGGCCCGGCTTATCAgaggcaaggtggggcgcAGCCCCTGCACGTTCTAGGATCCCTCACTCGAGCTGCGGACGTTGTATTGTATTGTGTGTGCAATCCAGATCCCGAGCTAAGATATCGTGTAAGAGGACGCAGGAGCCGGAAACCTCCCGACCCGGACAAGGCCGAGACGAAGGAACCGgcttggtgagacgagcgtcgtCTGAGaattgtaaagccaccgatttcgcgatTGGGCGACTCGCGAAAGAGTCACGAATTTATTACGATCTTGTAATCATTAGATTAGAGTCACGAATTTATTGGAATATCGTTGCTTCGTCCGATCGCGCCCGCCCGCGTAAGTTCGCTCCGTGCTGTTCGTTCTGTATTACAATTACGTTGCGTCtgcgatccgcagccgagtcaccTGTGTTTTCGTAGCGTGATCGTATCGTGAGTTACTGTCGTTAATTCTGTTGTAAATCGTCGCGCATTTAGAATACCGTAAAGTCTAATTTACTTTGTCACATTTGTATCGCGAATCACTTTGTAATTGTGCTCTCGTCTGATTCAATGTAATTATCTGGTACCGCCTCGTTGGCGAGCtcataataattatcgcgcataTTACTCGCGGAATTTTGTAACGTGTGGAAGAgcacgagtccgtcgcgtgccgcgcgggctcggagttACTATTCGTCCCAATCGCCCTTGGCGAAACCGTTGTTCTATCGGGAATTTGGCGTCCACCAACAACGCAGGATAAAGCGTAGACAAGTCGGAGAATTCCTACGTACGTAAAATACCCGTTCGTCGATTATCCCGTATTCGCGAAATCTAATTTCAAGCGGTCGTCAGCttgtaacgcgcgcgagtCACCATTGCCGCTCAACAGAGCCCTTTACTTCTGTATTGTTCATGgttaaatacatttgttaatcttattgttaaatttaatttataattaaaacgttttaatagttctctcgccttcccgattccatccgcccgcgccgaacctccccctctgccattttagGGCTGAGTAGCTGGCtatcggagccgctaacgcctCGGTCGCCAAACGAGCGTCCGTTTTCGCGATCTCAATAGCGTAACGCTAATTTGTGATTTGGCGTGGACggagtggtacgcttaacgtacctaGCGCCCAATTACGTATTGCATCGAAGATATTACGAGGAACGGTCGCCCCGATacccgggcggctcagggccgcgaccagggacggGGGCAAAGTTGGCCGTCGTTGCGAGCGCGGTTAcagtactaaaaatatataaaagtatttaaagataaatatcttccaattttatattctgttCATCTTAGTAtcctattttataaatctgtcttatcattaagaaaaaagtaacgaaaagtaacgatttttcgttatttttaaagtaacggtaacgcgttactttttaTCAAGAATAACGATAACAGTAACGAGTTACtcttaaaaagtaactttccaACCCTGCAATTAACCACTTCGTCGGCAGacgaaattttattgttcGTGCCCCTGTGggcaaaaaaaagtaatcgcAATTCAAATATACTTTGTATCTAAAAGCTTTCGGTGTCGCTAATTACGAATCAGacatcagaattttaaaatttaaaatggcggatctaatatggcggaccgaaaatattttaatttaatttatttggataaaattcataatacaGGGGTTTTTGAATTGCTAAATTTAGGTTCATTTTGGGTCcgcaattttgaattttggagTTTTGACTTTGGATTCGTACTTAGCGACCCAAAAAAGATACCAGCTTTCATAACAAtcggaaaattttgattattttgggTTCGCCATTTTGgttccgccattttgaattttggagTTTGGACTTTGGATTCATATTCAACCACATAAAAAACCTTTGGATATCAATTTTCATGCAAATCGATCcagccaattaaaaaataaacgacgTGCGTCATATGGCGTCAATGTCCCCTGGAGCACACATATTTTTCGCGCCATATGGCGTCAATGCCGACGAAATAGTTAAGTAtacatgttataaataaacattttattatttactttttagtttttataaaattttacatttttaaatactttctttcgttatttattttatttgcatgtaaaaagtaacataaattcaataatttgtgataatataattaagattgccataatttttatggaaaCAACAAAGCAAGTGTATACATGTTgtcaataattattgattcaAATACATTATAGATCAAATACGTTAGGTTGTTGGCAAgcatttgcaaataatttttttaaatatttaataaaattatataattttaaattggaatGTGTTTATGCGTTCTTATATTAGTGAGTAGAACTAGAAGAGAAATATGTAGCAGAAGTGATGAATGTTTTCTTGCATGTGTCACGGactattcattttaatatgCGATTCGTTAAATATCCAATcacgtaatatatattacaatcaaTCTGGTCGATTGTAATCATGATTCATAAATTGATTAAGAGGTCATATACGTTTCTcaatttcacaaaattaatatatttgttttgtacACATATTGTAAGAATTGTCCATTTTCTTGATGTGAAAAACaacttttattcaataaacttTACAAGTGTTTGTTACTTACAAGGGAATCTcgcgaaaattctgattttaatgaaacttggcataaatgtagaggggataaatacatgaatttatatatttttagttggAGCTTAACGGTTTGAAAGGGTAAAATCACctttcaaagttgagacatttttgcgttttctcgatatatctcgcaaactaaacaaaatattaaaaaatatttcatacaaaagttttacagtataaatacctctatttaactatgctatttattttttcaaaaaaatttttcttcaaaaaaaattttttctgaaaaaataagtagcatagttaaatagaggtatttatgctgtaaaacttttttatgaaacattttttaatattttgtttagtttgcgagatactactgtgtccaaaaaGTAAGGTAACATagcatttattttgaaaaatctttatttatgcttCCAAATCAATTTCATCGCCTTCAAAGTaatccccccctccccccctcgaTACAATGCACTTATGCCAACGCATTTTCCAATCTTCAAAACAGTTGTTAAAGTCGATTTCCGGGATGGCCTTCAGCTCTCTCTTCGATGCGGCTTGTATCTCCTCTATCGACTCAAAACGGTGTCCCCAAAGCGGTCTTTTGAGTTTGCTGAATAGCCCATGGTGGAAGAATACAAGGTGTGCTCTTGCGCATATGGGTCTAACAACCAATAAGAAATGTGCTCCAGATACTGCCATCTTGTTGCGGCAATTTGAATTTGGCATACGTATTATTATtggtttaacttatttttgtgtttaaattgtgattgtttcgttatttttactttaagataattttttaaaaattacgatattctaattaaatataaataatgcgttttaaaattactttctaatttaattttacataacttttGATAAAGTTGGTTTTTTgttcatacaatttttaatgtaataaaattaattctataaattcttaattatatttagttcaaaattttttaatttatactcaatcttgatatttaataataaaaagtagattaaaatatacatgtaaattataaaaaataatcataaactaaaaaaagtaattttaaaaaaataaaattatctaattttatttgcgaCTTTTTGTAGTAAcatttgatacatttttaattttaatttaattaagtagaaatacattgtaatagtagaattaaaaatagtagaaaaaaagtagaaatacattttacaacaaacaaaatataaacgaatctaaatatttgaaatttaattcaaatatttagattcgtttatattttgtttgttgtaaaatgtatttctactttttttctactatttttaattctactattacaatgtatttctacttaattaaattaaaattaaaaatgtatcaaatgTTACTACAAAAAGtcgcaaataaaattagataattttattttaaaaaaattactttttttagtttatgattatttttcataattccattatcttaaatttcaagttattCTTATTCACGTGATGTTGCATTATGAagtgaaaacaaaaaaagatgagaaaaattacaaatataaaaaaataatgcagacCTTGGaatgtaatttgttaaaaaaaataatccttTTATAATGGTAAAccataaaatacatagaaatatgtataagaatatttttacaaagattttgtataacttGTATAGTtcctttatattatgtttgaatatttattcctctgaattttgtataatttttacttctttatgaaatgaaatacttttaactttttatttttatgtttattttatttctgaatctaaatatttgaaatttaattcaaatatttagattcagaaatatttgaaatttaattcaaatatttagattCGTCGTCTCGCCACAATTCCGGCCTCTTTAGGCGAATAGCTTCACGCAAACGACGCATAACGctcaaataatattctttgttgACAGTTTGATCCGACGGAAGGAACTCGAAATGCACAACGCCACGATAATCAAAGAAAACAGTCAACATGACCTTCATTTTTGAGCGAGTTTGGCGCGGTATTTTTGGTCTTGCCTCACCTTTAGCACAATATTCACTTCATTGATCGGTTGTTTCCGGGTCGTAAGCATAAATCCATGTCTCATCTCCCGTAATAATGCGTTTCATCTTGTCCTGATACTCAGAAAACATTGTTTCACACACTTCAACGCGAcgtttttccaaaaaattcagTGTTTTCGGTACCAATCGAGATTTGACGCGTTTGAAGCCCAAAACATCCTTTAAAATGGTATTGATTGATCCTTTTAAAATGCCAACATCAACAAAATCTCTAATTGTTAGTCGGTGGTTTGCAAGCACcaaatctttgattttttgGACGTGAGCTTTGTCGGTTGAGGTTGATGGTTGTCCGCTCTTCGTCTTCGACACGTTCTCGGCCTTCTTGGAACTCTTTATATCacttgtaaacaattttttttcgacaaAGCCTCATCACCAAAAACTTTCTGCACCATCCTCAACGAATTAGCAACAGAAAATTCATTccgcaaacaaaatttaatgtaaattcttTGCTCAAATTTagacattataaaaatcgaaaaattcaCTTTTAGCAGCTCACAAAACGAAGCgtatctcaaaaactaataaatattttgatgtaaaaCTTGGCACGGATGTGAAAGGCAGTCTTATCaacctaaaaataaaagtaattccccaaatcgattttcgcgcacaGTTTAAATTCAAATGTCACCTTACtttttggacacagtagtatatcgaaaaaacgcgaaaatgtctcaactttgaagggtggtttcacctcTTCAAGCcatttttgaaccaaaatagagaatttctaaattaatgtat
Above is a window of Monomorium pharaonis isolate MP-MQ-018 chromosome 10, ASM1337386v2, whole genome shotgun sequence DNA encoding:
- the LOC105839008 gene encoding general transcription factor IIH subunit 1 isoform X2 yields the protein MTTSSEDVLMQVNQVRYKKGDGTLYVMNERIAWMLDNRDTVSVSHKYGDIKLQKISPEGKSKIQLQVVLHDSTSSTFHFVNKNGQEAQIKDRDNVKELLQQLLPKFKRKVNKELEEKNRTLQEHPMLLQLYRDLVITQVISSEEFWSQHAAEYTQAKKIQRQEIGVNSAFLADIKPQTDGCNGLKYNLTVDVIECIFKTYPAVKRKHQENVPHKMSESDFWTKFFQSHYFHRDRINAGTKDLFTECAKIDDQELKKDLQTGINDPLVDITSFEDQTLDENYGNGYSKLDKTSGNIVHQNMIKRFNQHSIMVMKASTAKQSMQINQLQLNGSTPSASKIINNESDDGSKIKKRRIQEKITYDDLDKNCDINTNNGAPLNLTHIDRYLHGPVPGYGNTEPTSEDLCIILNHLKKEASGWIAGSTLPRQTATSLISPTTAVLVLRELTPSGRLMKGFREESLGHPGQIPRRRKPSPLGKRLKR
- the LOC105839008 gene encoding general transcription factor IIH subunit 1 isoform X1 produces the protein MTTSSEDVLMQVNQVRYKKGDGTLYVMNERIAWMLDNRDTVSVSHKYGDIKLQKISPEGKSKIQLQVVLHDSTSSTFHFVNKNGQEAQIKDRDNVKELLQQLLPKFKRKVNKELEEKNRTLQEHPMLLQLYRDLVITQVISSEEFWSQHAAEYTQAKKIQRQEIGVNSAFLADIKPQTDGCNGLKYNLTVDVIECIFKTYPAVKRKHQENVPHKMSESDFWTKFFQSHYFHRDRINAGTKDLFTECAKIDDQELKKDLQTGINDPLVDITSFEDQTLDENYGNGYSKLDKTSGNIVHQNMIKRFNQHSIMVMKASTAKQSMQINQLQLNGSTPSASKIINNESDDGSKIKKRRIQEKITYDDLDKNCDINTNNGAPLNLTHIDRYLHGPVPGYGNTEPTSEDLCIILNHLKKEASGWIAGSTLPRQTATSLISPTTAVLVLRELTPSGRLMKGFREESLGQLIPKDLEKELRNVYMCAWELLKHFWRSFPPTTPQLEEKAIRMHEALHRFHSAKLKPFEDRVQREFSAVSQHLTSHLNQLLTTAYRKFAVWQQRKMQMR